The proteins below are encoded in one region of Xenopus laevis strain J_2021 chromosome 8L, Xenopus_laevis_v10.1, whole genome shotgun sequence:
- the ctss.L gene encoding cathepsin S precursor (The RefSeq protein has 1 substitution compared to this genomic sequence) — MRSFILLAIALTATVKARINPALDNHWLLWKNTHSKEYEDETEDLQRRITWEKNLDFVNMHNLEYSMGMHTYELGMNHLADMTSEEMKSKLTGLILPPHSERKAKFSSQRNGTFGGKVRDSIDWRDKGCVSDVKNQGGCGSCWAFSAVGALEGQLMLKTGKLVSLSPQNLVDCASKYGNKGCSGGFMTSAFQYVIDNNGIDSDSYYPYHAMDEKCHYELAGKASSCVKYTEIVPGTEDNLKQALGTIGPISVAIDGTRPTFFLYKSGVYSDPSCSQEVNHGVLAIGYGTLNGQDFWLLKNSWGTYYGDKGFVRIARNKGNLCGVASYTSYPEI; from the exons ATGAGGTCCTTTATATTATTGGCGATTGCTTTGACAGCCACAGTCAAAGCTCGGATTAACCCTGCACTTGATAACCACTGGCTGCTATGGAAGAACACGCATAGCAAAGAGTATGAAGATGAG ACAGAGGACCTTCAAAGACGAATTACTTGGGAAAAGAACCTCGATTTTGTCAATATGCATAACCTGGAGTACTCGATGGGAATGCACACCTATGAGCTGGGAATGAATCACCTCGCCGATATG ACTAGTGAAGAAATGAAGTCTAAGCTGACTGGTTTAATACTACCTCCACACAGCGAGAGGAAGGCCAAGTTTAGCAGCCAAAGGAATGGCACCTTTGGAGGTAAAGTACCAGACTCCATCGACTGGAGGGATAAAGGATGCGTCAGTGACGTTAAAAACCAG ggAGGATGTGGTTCTTGCTGGGCCTTTAGTGCAGTCGGGGCCTTGGAGGGACAGCTGATGCTTAAAACAGGAAAACTGGTTTCTCTCAGCCCTCAGAATCTTGTGGACTGTGCATCAAAATACGGGAACAAGGGCTGCAGTGGGGGCTTTATGACGAGCGCCTTCCAGTATGTCATTGATAATAATGGCATTGATTCTGATAGCTACTATCCTTATCATGCTATG GATGAAAAGTGTCATTATGAGCTTGCAGGCAAAGCTTCCTCATGTGTTAAATACACAGAGATTGTTCCTGGCACAGAAGACAACCTCAAGCAAGCCCTAGGTACTATTGGTCCAATATCAGTTGCCATAGATGGGACCCGCCCCACATTCTTCCTTTACAAAAGTG GTGTTTACAGTGATCCATCCTGCTCTCAGGAAGTTAACCATGGCGTCCTTGCAATTGGCTATGGGACTCTCAATGGACAGGATTTCTGGCTTCTAAAAAACAG CTGGGGAACATATTATGGAGACAAAGGATTTGTCCGCATTGCAAGGAACAAGGGAAACCTGTGTGGAGTGGCTAGTTACACCTCCTACCCAGAAATATAA